One genomic region from Bacillota bacterium encodes:
- a CDS encoding pyridoxamine 5'-phosphate oxidase family protein — translation MPERLNDEQMLMLAGEMTPKFLATRSADGRPNVVPILSVQAADPKTIIFGEFLIWKTRDNLAADPCLAGLVMTQQLKFFRFRAKVRDFVKTGPYFDQVSGGAMFRYNPYTGVRGVWVADLVEAEPIASISPLSVAAGYLGNRLSGAPRLV, via the coding sequence ATGCCCGAGCGACTCAATGACGAACAGATGCTGATGCTGGCCGGGGAGATGACCCCCAAGTTCCTGGCCACCCGGTCGGCCGACGGTCGGCCGAACGTCGTCCCTATCCTGTCGGTCCAAGCGGCCGATCCGAAGACGATCATCTTCGGCGAGTTCCTGATCTGGAAGACCCGCGATAACCTGGCCGCCGACCCGTGCCTGGCCGGCCTGGTGATGACCCAGCAGTTGAAGTTCTTCCGCTTCCGGGCGAAGGTCAGGGACTTCGTCAAGACGGGGCCCTACTTCGATCAGGTCAGCGGAGGGGCGATGTTCCGTTACAACCCGTACACCGGTGTCCGAGGGGTGTGGGTGGCGGATCTCGTCGAGGCCGAGCCCATCGCCTCCATCAGCCCGCTCTCGGTGGCCGCCGGCTATCTCGGCAACCGGTTGAGCGGCGCTCCGCGCCTCGT
- a CDS encoding CapA family protein — protein MLKRPGLIVAFRRAAALVTVLTALAAMTALAATGCGLGRRPPVKEPGEVTLVAAGDILLDRGVAAQTKVHGWSYPLARVASRLKSADLAFANLEGPITDRGVGLPKQFVFRAPPEAARALRLAGLDVLSVANNHTLDYGSVGLLDTLDQLNQESIAAVGAGKDAGEARRPKVVEADGIKLAFLAYNVFPNEVLAPVEDEPAVAMLEPRTLAEEIAAAKGLADVVVVSIHWGEEFSRVPTKGQRDLARAAIDAGAGLVLGHHPHVLQPLEAYHGGLIAYSLGNLVFDPDRPEAAQSALLTVRLSRSGVVGFDVEPLVIRAAQPRPAKGDEAAGVRAVLGP, from the coding sequence ATGCTGAAGAGGCCTGGTCTGATCGTTGCCTTCCGGCGGGCGGCGGCGCTGGTGACGGTCCTGACGGCGCTGGCGGCCATGACGGCCCTGGCCGCGACCGGCTGCGGGCTGGGCCGGCGCCCACCGGTGAAGGAGCCCGGCGAAGTGACTCTCGTCGCCGCCGGGGACATCCTCCTCGATCGGGGCGTGGCCGCCCAGACCAAGGTCCACGGCTGGTCCTACCCGCTGGCCCGGGTGGCCTCCCGCCTCAAATCGGCCGACCTGGCCTTCGCCAACCTCGAAGGACCGATCACCGACCGTGGGGTGGGCCTGCCCAAACAGTTCGTCTTCCGCGCCCCGCCCGAGGCTGCCCGGGCCCTCCGCCTGGCCGGCCTCGACGTCCTTTCCGTGGCCAACAACCACACCTTGGACTACGGTTCGGTCGGGCTTCTGGACACCCTGGACCAGTTGAACCAGGAGTCGATCGCGGCGGTCGGCGCCGGGAAGGACGCGGGTGAAGCCCGCCGGCCGAAGGTCGTCGAGGCCGATGGGATCAAGCTCGCCTTTCTGGCCTATAACGTTTTCCCCAACGAGGTCCTGGCGCCGGTCGAAGACGAACCAGCGGTGGCCATGCTCGAGCCGCGGACCCTGGCCGAGGAGATCGCCGCGGCCAAGGGCCTCGCCGACGTGGTCGTCGTCTCGATCCACTGGGGCGAGGAGTTCAGCCGCGTGCCGACCAAGGGCCAGCGCGACCTGGCCCGCGCGGCCATTGACGCCGGGGCGGGCCTCGTCCTCGGCCATCACCCCCACGTCCTTCAACCCCTGGAGGCCTACCACGGCGGCTTGATTGCCTACAGCCTGGGCAACTTGGTCTTCGACCCAGATCGTCCGGAGGCCGCCCAGAGTGCCCTCTTGACCGTCCGCCTGAGCCGTTCGGGGGTGGTCGGCTTCGACGTCGAACCGCTGGTCATCCGGGCCGCCCAGCCCCGCCCGGCCAAGGGGGACGAGGCCGCCGGGGTCAGGGCCGTCCTCGGACCATAG
- a CDS encoding glycyl-radical enzyme activating protein has translation MSALAARIFNVQRFSTEDGPGLRTTVFMKGCPLRCRWCHNPEGLTAPDQLAWTAARCARCYRCVAACPRKAVAPGTAGGAADRPADPIIDRARCLIGHDDPSCRHACATACPRKAIEVVGRRVDVDSLVGELLRDEPFYRASGGGVTFSGGEAGWQADFVIAAAERLRAAGVHVALDTSGHLPAADFDRLAVAVDLVLFDLKHRDPARHQELTGVGLELIDANFRRLAGGDLAGDTPVVWVRVPVIPGCTDDEDNVRAVARFIIEVLPRAATPGLGPRSIRVDLLAYNNLAEGDYARVGLPYKLGGLPLCRREDLDRLKAAMAAEGLAEVHVSGRFRSDDGRNDGHARATQ, from the coding sequence GTGAGCGCCCTTGCCGCCCGCATCTTCAACGTCCAGCGTTTCTCGACCGAGGACGGACCCGGCCTGCGGACGACCGTCTTCATGAAGGGCTGCCCGCTCCGTTGTCGGTGGTGCCACAACCCCGAGGGCCTGACCGCTCCCGACCAGCTGGCCTGGACCGCGGCCCGCTGTGCCCGATGCTACCGGTGCGTGGCGGCGTGTCCGCGGAAGGCCGTGGCCCCGGGGACCGCCGGAGGGGCCGCCGACCGGCCGGCCGATCCGATCATCGACCGCGCCCGTTGCCTCATCGGTCACGACGACCCATCCTGCCGCCACGCCTGCGCGACGGCCTGCCCGCGCAAGGCGATCGAGGTGGTCGGCCGCCGGGTCGATGTCGATTCCCTGGTCGGCGAACTCCTTCGGGACGAGCCCTTCTACCGGGCCTCCGGCGGCGGGGTGACCTTCTCCGGCGGGGAAGCCGGTTGGCAGGCCGATTTCGTCATCGCCGCCGCCGAGCGCCTACGGGCGGCCGGCGTCCATGTCGCCCTGGACACCTCGGGACACTTGCCGGCGGCCGATTTCGACCGCCTGGCGGTGGCCGTCGACCTCGTCCTCTTCGACCTCAAGCACCGCGACCCGGCCCGCCACCAGGAGCTGACCGGCGTCGGACTCGAGCTGATCGACGCCAACTTCCGCCGGCTGGCCGGGGGCGACTTGGCCGGGGACACGCCCGTCGTCTGGGTCCGCGTGCCCGTCATCCCCGGCTGCACCGACGACGAGGACAACGTCCGGGCCGTCGCCCGGTTCATCATTGAGGTTCTACCCCGAGCGGCCACCCCCGGCCTCGGTCCCCGGTCTATTCGGGTCGACCTGCTGGCCTACAACAACCTGGCCGAGGGCGACTACGCCCGGGTCGGCCTACCGTACAAGCTTGGCGGGTTGCCCCTCTGCCGGCGCGAAGACCTCGACCGCCTGAAGGCGGCGATGGCCGCCGAGGGCCTGGCCGAGGTCCACGTCTCCGGCCGATTCCGAAGCGACGATGGGAGGAACGACGGACATGCCCGAGCGACTCAATGA
- a CDS encoding LemA family protein: MRNTPLVILGVIVLVILMAGGWGVSSYNGLIRQDQAVKAQWAQVENQLQRRYALIPNLASTVSSYAAHEAGVFTSIADSRAKIGGAPTPDQEAALDKQYYSALSRLLVIREAYPELKANENYIRMMDELAGTENRIATERGRYNEKVADFNTRVKVFPTVLIARMAGYGEKPFFQAPPEASTVPQVFTK, translated from the coding sequence ATGCGCAATACCCCGCTCGTCATCCTCGGCGTCATCGTCCTGGTCATCCTTATGGCCGGCGGCTGGGGAGTCTCGTCTTACAACGGTCTCATCCGCCAGGACCAGGCGGTGAAGGCCCAGTGGGCCCAGGTCGAGAACCAGCTCCAGCGGCGCTATGCCCTGATCCCCAACCTGGCCAGCACGGTCAGCAGCTACGCGGCTCACGAGGCCGGCGTCTTCACGTCCATCGCCGACTCTCGGGCCAAGATCGGCGGCGCCCCCACGCCCGACCAGGAGGCGGCCCTCGACAAGCAGTACTACAGCGCTCTGTCACGACTGCTGGTCATTCGCGAGGCCTATCCGGAGCTCAAAGCCAACGAGAACTACATTCGAATGATGGATGAACTGGCCGGCACGGAGAACCGCATCGCCACCGAGCGCGGGCGTTACAACGAGAAAGTGGCCGATTTCAACACGCGAGTCAAGGTCTTCCCGACGGTCCTCATCGCCCGGATGGCCGGTTACGGCGAGAAGCCATTCTTCCAAGCTCCGCCCGAAGCCTCGACCGTGCCGCAGGTGTTCACGAAATAG
- a CDS encoding pyruvate formate lyase family protein: MAVPPAPQCEIWSEGKGLSPRIRRLRQEYFSFRDRPYFRNEVRPYTTGVPWDFVYSPHNWGVVPETYVFFPSFSDSLLAMAERVDVPADLYGRPIPVRRALFFNLVLEKHLPVQILDRELIVGGQFNTALSRTLGKAEAARWRKAEDAFVKRVAEAHNAGIGNAGAVPGHLIPNYKKVLEKGFKGIAAEVDAAIAALGPAPSAAGRRAALESFRLSCEAPRIIARRYAEEARRLATTEPGLARRAELEAIAAKCDRVPWEPAGDFWEALQSLWFTHMLVMAAESYPGAGLSHGRVDQYLYPYFHRDLNSGRLTRDQARELLEAWWIKHNYAYDYQGRVGTNQGINSGFGQLLTVGGLGPDGRDASNDLTRLIIEVIEEMNLLEPKPNIRLHRGTPDDLLDRIVEAVARAQGAPFLLNFDENAIAALRTEGLPEELLWDYAPVGCLENTLQGCDRSGTVDANVNLAKAVELALNDGRDLATGRQFGPRTGDPLTFHTYDQFLSAVKAQLLFVCRHVVELAAEADAIRSRFEPTPYLSLLVDGCVEQGRDVTNAGARFNFITLEGVGLATLADSVAAVRRLVYDDRRLPMADLVRALKDNFQGHEELQDILVNHAPKFGNDDPYADGIARELSSLWTEEALKHTSPATGRRFRGGYLSWNYWIGYAPLLAATPDGRPRGRALSNGVCPVAGRDESGPTAVIRSVGSLGLASAPNGASHTMSFSRAVLADPEHRRKFAALLRAYGEVGGTALQINILDADTLRAAQAHPDDYRNLLVRVTGYNAYFVNLGRELQDELIARESHRA, encoded by the coding sequence ATGGCCGTTCCGCCCGCCCCGCAGTGCGAGATCTGGTCCGAAGGCAAAGGGCTCAGCCCCCGTATCCGGAGACTGCGCCAGGAGTACTTCTCCTTCCGCGACCGTCCGTATTTCCGCAACGAGGTCCGCCCGTACACCACCGGCGTCCCCTGGGACTTCGTCTATTCCCCCCACAACTGGGGCGTAGTCCCGGAGACCTACGTGTTTTTCCCGTCCTTCAGTGACTCGCTCCTGGCCATGGCCGAGCGCGTTGACGTCCCGGCCGACTTGTACGGCCGGCCCATCCCCGTGCGGCGGGCCCTCTTCTTCAACCTCGTCCTCGAAAAGCACCTGCCCGTGCAGATCCTCGACCGCGAACTGATCGTCGGCGGCCAGTTCAACACGGCCCTGTCGCGGACCCTCGGCAAGGCGGAGGCCGCCCGCTGGCGCAAGGCCGAGGACGCCTTCGTCAAGCGGGTCGCCGAGGCCCACAACGCCGGCATCGGTAACGCCGGGGCCGTCCCCGGGCATCTCATCCCGAACTACAAGAAGGTCCTCGAAAAGGGCTTCAAGGGCATCGCCGCCGAGGTCGACGCGGCCATCGCCGCCCTGGGGCCGGCGCCGTCCGCCGCCGGCCGGCGGGCCGCCCTCGAGTCGTTCCGCCTGTCCTGCGAGGCCCCGCGGATCATCGCCCGCCGCTATGCCGAGGAAGCTCGCCGGCTGGCCACCACCGAGCCCGGCCTGGCCCGCCGGGCCGAGCTCGAGGCCATCGCCGCCAAGTGCGACCGCGTCCCCTGGGAGCCGGCCGGCGACTTCTGGGAGGCCCTCCAGTCCCTCTGGTTTACCCACATGTTGGTCATGGCGGCCGAGTCCTACCCGGGCGCCGGCCTCTCCCACGGCCGGGTCGACCAGTACCTCTACCCGTATTTCCATCGCGACCTGAACTCGGGCAGGCTGACCCGGGACCAGGCCCGCGAGCTCCTCGAGGCCTGGTGGATCAAGCACAACTACGCCTACGACTATCAGGGCCGGGTCGGCACGAACCAGGGCATCAACTCGGGCTTTGGTCAGCTCCTGACGGTCGGCGGCCTCGGGCCGGACGGCCGCGACGCCTCCAATGACCTGACCCGCCTGATCATCGAGGTCATCGAGGAGATGAACCTGCTCGAGCCGAAGCCCAACATCCGGCTGCACCGGGGGACGCCGGACGACCTCCTCGACCGGATCGTCGAGGCCGTCGCCAGGGCCCAGGGGGCGCCGTTCCTCCTCAACTTCGACGAGAACGCCATCGCCGCCCTGAGGACCGAGGGTCTGCCCGAGGAACTCCTCTGGGACTATGCCCCGGTCGGCTGCCTGGAGAACACCCTTCAGGGCTGTGACCGTTCGGGTACGGTCGACGCCAACGTGAACCTGGCCAAGGCGGTCGAGTTGGCCTTGAACGACGGCCGGGACCTGGCCACCGGTAGGCAGTTCGGACCGCGCACCGGAGATCCACTTACCTTCCACACCTATGACCAGTTCCTGAGCGCGGTGAAGGCCCAACTCCTCTTCGTCTGCCGACACGTCGTCGAACTGGCGGCCGAGGCCGACGCCATCCGCTCACGCTTTGAACCCACGCCATACCTCTCGCTCCTCGTCGACGGGTGCGTCGAGCAAGGTCGTGACGTCACCAACGCCGGGGCCCGCTTCAATTTCATCACCCTGGAGGGGGTCGGGCTGGCCACCCTGGCCGATTCCGTGGCCGCCGTGAGGAGGCTGGTCTACGACGACCGACGCCTGCCCATGGCCGACCTCGTGCGGGCCCTCAAGGACAACTTTCAGGGCCACGAGGAGCTTCAGGACATCCTGGTCAACCACGCCCCGAAGTTTGGCAACGACGACCCCTATGCCGACGGCATCGCCCGCGAACTGTCGTCCCTCTGGACGGAGGAGGCCCTGAAGCACACCTCGCCGGCCACCGGCCGCCGCTTCCGGGGCGGTTACCTGTCGTGGAATTACTGGATCGGCTACGCCCCGCTGCTGGCGGCCACGCCCGACGGACGGCCGCGCGGGCGGGCCCTCTCCAACGGCGTCTGTCCGGTCGCCGGCCGGGACGAAAGCGGACCGACGGCGGTCATCCGCTCGGTCGGGTCCCTCGGCCTGGCCTCGGCGCCCAACGGGGCTTCGCACACGATGTCCTTCTCCCGGGCCGTCCTGGCCGACCCGGAGCACCGGCGAAAGTTCGCCGCCCTCCTGAGGGCCTACGGCGAGGTCGGGGGAACGGCTTTGCAGATCAACATCCTCGACGCCGACACCCTGCGGGCCGCCCAGGCCCACCCGGACGACTACCGCAACCTCCTGGTCCGGGTGACCGGCTACAACGCGTACTTCGTCAACCTCGGGCGGGAGCTGCAGGACGAGCTGATCGCCAGGGAGAGCCACCGGGCGTGA
- a CDS encoding DUF3160 domain-containing protein, whose translation MDPGAFKSPDFAAVLKPYSVAAGLANVANREQFGEFDPDMTKALVQSGFAIGSTVEQQLFYIYENNAYLKVPSLVTTDSILQVYHVFYDFVLRRTETGALYPKAREFTTSMLKELMKLHDLNGGTKAARSEVSSNADCLLAYFLVGARLLGADVPEGLSGSVQEMAGAELQQVRAAGARAQSAIFPFLLDYTQFIPRGHYTRSEELKQYFLGLMWYGQVPFPFKLQAANGSEVVATESIIEASLLTYTLHQPGKDGVALIDSWKDLYEPTVFFVGQADDLTPVEYKSLMDRVYGQSAGPVDFLDRARINKMAEEGSKLRQPRIANQLAGIPSGAQMRFMGQRYIPDSEILQRLSQWPERPIPRGLDVAAVLGSARAEDHLTGLYKEDQKWPDYLDRLGLLKDQFGRMGDGEWQSDVYHGWLWALKAMCATKGQGFPSFMRSQAWPDKVLNTTLGSWAELRHDTLLYAKASGAECGGDGPPEILGYVEPEVEFYARLGWLTEKLAAGLEQRGYLNEQMRAKFHYFRRLVRFLEDVSKKELAGQPLTRAEYDQILTYGAALEHMTASVIDTESPFGGVHWFEIQSETDKNMAVIADIHTSLGTCLEAGVGPAYEIYAVVPIDGKLYLTRGAVFSYYEFTQPTNARLTDEAWQRQLNDGSAPPQPEWLAPLIKGKKKAIPQPRETYTSGC comes from the coding sequence TTGGACCCCGGCGCCTTCAAGAGCCCGGACTTCGCGGCCGTCCTCAAGCCCTATTCCGTGGCCGCCGGCCTGGCCAACGTGGCCAACCGGGAGCAGTTCGGCGAGTTCGACCCGGACATGACCAAAGCCTTGGTCCAAAGCGGGTTCGCCATCGGGTCCACCGTCGAGCAGCAGCTCTTTTACATCTATGAGAACAACGCCTACCTGAAGGTGCCGAGCCTGGTCACGACCGACTCGATCCTGCAGGTCTATCACGTCTTCTACGACTTCGTCCTCAGGCGGACGGAGACCGGCGCCCTCTACCCGAAGGCCCGCGAGTTCACCACGTCCATGCTCAAGGAGTTGATGAAGCTCCACGACCTAAACGGCGGAACTAAGGCGGCCCGGAGCGAGGTCTCTTCCAACGCCGACTGCCTGTTGGCCTACTTCCTGGTGGGCGCCAGGCTGCTCGGGGCCGATGTCCCCGAGGGGCTCTCCGGGTCCGTCCAGGAGATGGCCGGCGCCGAGCTTCAGCAGGTCCGGGCGGCCGGCGCGCGCGCCCAATCGGCCATCTTCCCGTTCCTCCTCGACTACACTCAGTTCATCCCGCGCGGGCACTATACCCGGAGCGAGGAGCTCAAGCAATACTTCCTCGGCCTGATGTGGTACGGACAGGTCCCTTTCCCGTTCAAGCTCCAGGCGGCCAACGGGTCGGAGGTCGTCGCCACGGAGAGCATCATCGAGGCCAGCCTCCTGACCTACACCCTGCATCAGCCGGGCAAGGACGGCGTGGCCCTGATCGACAGCTGGAAGGACCTCTACGAGCCGACGGTCTTCTTCGTCGGTCAGGCCGACGACCTGACCCCCGTCGAATACAAGTCCCTGATGGACCGGGTCTACGGCCAGTCGGCCGGCCCCGTGGACTTCCTCGATCGGGCCAGGATCAACAAGATGGCCGAAGAGGGCTCAAAGCTGCGCCAGCCCCGGATCGCCAACCAGCTGGCCGGCATTCCGTCCGGGGCCCAGATGCGCTTTATGGGCCAGCGCTACATCCCCGACTCGGAGATCCTTCAGCGGCTCAGCCAGTGGCCTGAACGACCGATACCGCGCGGCCTTGACGTGGCCGCCGTCCTCGGCTCGGCCAGGGCCGAAGACCACCTGACCGGCCTCTACAAGGAAGACCAGAAGTGGCCGGACTACCTGGACCGGCTCGGGCTCCTGAAGGATCAATTCGGCCGAATGGGCGACGGGGAGTGGCAGTCCGACGTCTACCACGGCTGGCTGTGGGCCCTGAAGGCGATGTGCGCCACCAAGGGCCAGGGCTTCCCGTCCTTCATGCGCAGCCAGGCCTGGCCGGACAAGGTCCTCAACACGACCCTGGGGAGCTGGGCCGAGCTTCGCCACGACACGCTCCTGTACGCCAAGGCCAGTGGGGCCGAGTGCGGCGGCGACGGGCCGCCGGAGATCCTCGGCTACGTCGAGCCGGAGGTCGAGTTCTACGCCCGCCTCGGTTGGCTCACCGAGAAGTTGGCCGCCGGCCTCGAGCAGCGAGGCTACCTCAACGAGCAGATGCGGGCCAAATTCCACTACTTCCGTCGGTTGGTCCGCTTCCTGGAGGACGTCTCCAAGAAGGAACTTGCCGGTCAGCCGCTGACCCGCGCCGAGTACGACCAGATCCTCACCTACGGCGCCGCCCTCGAGCACATGACGGCCTCGGTCATCGACACCGAGTCGCCGTTCGGGGGGGTTCACTGGTTCGAGATCCAGAGCGAGACCGACAAGAACATGGCCGTCATCGCCGACATTCACACCTCGCTGGGCACCTGCCTCGAGGCGGGGGTCGGGCCGGCCTACGAGATCTATGCCGTCGTCCCCATCGATGGGAAGCTCTACCTGACCCGGGGGGCCGTCTTCTCCTACTACGAGTTCACTCAGCCAACCAACGCGCGCCTGACTGACGAGGCCTGGCAGCGACAGCTCAACGACGGCTCGGCGCCGCCCCAGCCGGAATGGCTCGCGCCGCTGATCAAAGGCAAGAAGAAGGCCATCCCCCAGCCGAGGGAGACCTACACCTCGGGATGCTGA
- a CDS encoding S-layer homology domain-containing protein → MMRAALALVLSLALTLLLPVAPAPALAAEVTLDTRVSVSFLDPLDAEDWREADLAHLRDLVAKLPIQANEVLVTIIKETLEIGNLLDATQGQAGYRSDRGFIVYDLTTSLKVLTLDAAEKARKAILEAYDSEPGPWGEKSVQLPSQYYPPVFKYGDFFAEGWAAAEDWPEASEAIKALEDLPIVDDAFRTDTGWPLEVYCLPYNLVDQTAPDYRVGVVFGEGKLFLGASARPTAHNVVYGFGHLFSDRFLADPVKNPSRWNEYKALRGIPADRMDSEVYHCFAEDFRVALGNAAAAEWVSSSEWGDPIDNGLADKLKAWLIELAGSGFQPPEMEELVKRWRDGLELGALAPLTNVMGIDRVPDRDWYMAGASPVPALAVARLGQSFALSREWSGSRDVSRYFIFSLDSPEGLLAFQMPEASSDQSMDHGSLSSPASFNTSYDVEDLHFFTDRRAGAVEDHSTDRPSAVTGFGLGDEGVSSASPHFSYDAGRVTSVSVSLFGTQITANPKSVQRFSVSNPVTPGQVDRVYLPVRDGLYDLTIKADGTYKHAFLVLDTPEDPWAVALAEGGRLDLGAVAADGQGNWAVAARPVSAVDGSPRLRVTLTGAADATVGNIVPVSADGLTVVGPVSPLKFNGNRFEAQVDLAQTAGPYRLRLELQEGYVLKDRGTIALLAWPEPATAPAAQAPRAFARAMVDLATTALQEHRVMDALRALVGAVNYWDTVLPGTDRVQPVSLGVYSDGVKAAREALAALTILFQNTSTQSLLDQLAIKDYLLAARQAGPFRVYGGPTLADAADHWSAQYIRPMLAKGIIKGFSDGSLRPDSPVSRLEALVMTERLAGLEAEARDSAATMSSLPYSDGGSIPAWGLGYVATAVAHDLVDVKSGRLRASEPCTRAEAAVMLVRALGPTAVQEAQGRMREKTAFVDDAAIPGTTRGYVIVAVDRGLIKGSADGKFLPTKSLSRAELSTMLNRLDGLVSSSVDSLEVSGTLTAVEGDRPAVLTVKTAGGERTVPLLMDAVVIKAGSEVGADALSAGDKLRIITDANGYAVIVESQGP, encoded by the coding sequence ATGATGAGAGCCGCCCTTGCCCTGGTCTTGTCCCTGGCCCTTACCCTGCTGCTCCCGGTCGCCCCGGCCCCGGCCCTGGCGGCCGAGGTCACCCTCGATACGCGGGTCTCCGTTTCCTTTCTGGACCCACTGGACGCCGAGGACTGGCGGGAGGCCGATCTGGCCCATCTCCGTGACCTTGTGGCCAAGCTGCCGATTCAGGCCAATGAGGTCCTGGTGACGATCATCAAGGAGACCCTCGAGATCGGGAACCTCCTCGACGCCACCCAGGGACAGGCCGGATACCGCAGCGACCGAGGGTTCATCGTCTACGACCTGACGACCAGCCTGAAGGTGCTCACTCTGGACGCGGCGGAGAAGGCCAGAAAGGCCATCCTCGAGGCCTACGACTCCGAGCCCGGACCGTGGGGCGAGAAGAGTGTCCAGTTGCCGAGCCAGTACTATCCGCCTGTCTTCAAGTATGGCGACTTTTTCGCTGAGGGCTGGGCCGCCGCCGAAGATTGGCCGGAGGCTTCCGAGGCCATCAAGGCCCTGGAAGACCTGCCCATCGTCGACGACGCCTTTCGGACCGACACCGGCTGGCCCCTCGAGGTCTACTGCCTGCCGTACAACCTGGTCGACCAGACTGCCCCTGACTACCGGGTCGGGGTCGTCTTCGGCGAGGGTAAGCTCTTCCTCGGGGCCAGCGCACGGCCGACCGCCCACAACGTCGTCTATGGATTCGGCCACCTGTTCAGCGACCGTTTCCTGGCCGACCCGGTCAAAAACCCGAGCCGTTGGAACGAGTACAAGGCCCTCCGCGGGATCCCCGCCGACCGCATGGATAGCGAGGTCTATCACTGCTTCGCTGAGGACTTCCGGGTCGCCCTGGGGAACGCCGCCGCGGCCGAGTGGGTCAGTAGCTCAGAATGGGGTGACCCGATCGACAACGGACTGGCTGATAAGCTGAAGGCTTGGTTGATCGAGCTGGCCGGCTCCGGGTTCCAGCCCCCCGAGATGGAAGAATTGGTCAAACGCTGGAGGGACGGCCTGGAACTGGGCGCCCTGGCCCCCCTGACCAATGTCATGGGCATCGACCGGGTCCCTGACCGTGACTGGTACATGGCCGGGGCGTCGCCGGTTCCGGCGCTCGCCGTGGCCCGGCTCGGGCAGTCGTTCGCCCTGAGCCGCGAATGGTCGGGGAGTCGCGACGTCTCCAGGTACTTCATCTTCTCCCTCGACTCCCCCGAAGGCCTGCTGGCCTTCCAGATGCCGGAGGCCTCCTCCGACCAGTCCATGGACCACGGGAGCCTGTCCTCGCCAGCGTCCTTCAATACCAGCTACGATGTTGAGGACCTGCACTTCTTCACCGACCGCCGGGCGGGGGCGGTCGAGGATCACTCGACCGACCGGCCTTCCGCCGTCACCGGGTTCGGCCTGGGCGACGAAGGCGTCTCCAGCGCGAGCCCCCATTTCTCGTACGACGCCGGCCGCGTCACCTCAGTCTCCGTGAGCCTCTTCGGGACCCAAATCACCGCCAACCCCAAGAGCGTGCAGAGGTTCTCGGTCTCCAACCCGGTCACGCCCGGCCAGGTGGACCGGGTCTACCTGCCGGTCCGCGACGGCCTCTATGACCTGACGATCAAGGCCGATGGGACCTACAAGCATGCCTTCCTCGTCCTCGATACCCCCGAGGACCCCTGGGCGGTCGCTCTCGCCGAGGGCGGGAGACTCGATCTTGGGGCGGTGGCCGCCGACGGTCAGGGGAATTGGGCTGTCGCCGCCCGGCCGGTGTCCGCGGTCGATGGGTCGCCGCGACTGCGGGTGACCCTCACGGGCGCGGCCGACGCCACCGTCGGCAACATCGTTCCGGTCTCGGCCGACGGTCTGACCGTCGTCGGCCCCGTCAGCCCCCTCAAGTTCAATGGGAATCGCTTCGAGGCCCAGGTCGATCTGGCCCAGACGGCCGGGCCCTACCGCCTCCGCCTTGAGTTGCAGGAGGGGTACGTCCTGAAGGATCGGGGGACGATCGCCCTCCTGGCCTGGCCCGAGCCCGCCACCGCGCCGGCTGCGCAGGCGCCGCGGGCCTTCGCCCGGGCGATGGTCGACCTGGCCACCACCGCCCTTCAGGAGCACCGGGTCATGGACGCCTTACGAGCCCTGGTCGGAGCGGTCAATTACTGGGACACCGTCCTCCCGGGAACGGACCGGGTCCAGCCGGTGTCCCTGGGCGTATACTCCGACGGGGTGAAAGCCGCCAGAGAGGCCCTGGCCGCCCTGACCATCCTCTTCCAGAACACCTCCACCCAGAGCCTGCTCGACCAACTGGCGATCAAGGACTACCTTCTGGCGGCCCGCCAGGCCGGCCCGTTCAGAGTCTATGGAGGCCCGACCTTGGCCGACGCGGCGGACCATTGGTCGGCTCAGTACATCCGACCGATGCTGGCCAAGGGGATCATCAAGGGCTTCTCCGACGGTTCCCTGCGTCCGGACAGCCCGGTCAGCCGGCTGGAGGCCCTGGTCATGACCGAGCGCCTGGCCGGCCTCGAGGCCGAGGCGAGGGACTCCGCGGCGACCATGAGCAGCCTACCATACAGCGACGGTGGTTCGATTCCCGCGTGGGGCCTCGGCTACGTGGCCACCGCCGTCGCCCACGACCTGGTTGACGTGAAAAGCGGTCGCCTCCGCGCTTCCGAGCCGTGCACGAGGGCTGAGGCTGCCGTCATGCTGGTCAGAGCGCTGGGCCCGACGGCCGTTCAGGAGGCCCAGGGGCGGATGCGGGAGAAGACTGCCTTCGTCGATGACGCGGCCATCCCGGGGACCACCCGCGGCTACGTCATCGTCGCCGTCGACCGCGGCCTCATCAAGGGGTCGGCCGACGGGAAGTTCCTGCCGACCAAGTCCCTCAGCCGGGCGGAGCTGTCAACGATGCTGAACCGGCTGGACGGGCTGGTCAGCTCAAGCGTCGATAGCCTCGAGGTCAGCGGGACCCTGACCGCCGTCGAGGGCGACCGGCCGGCTGTCCTGACGGTCAAGACGGCCGGCGGGGAGAGGACCGTCCCGCTGCTCATGGACGCGGTGGTCATCAAGGCGGGGAGCGAGGTCGGGGCCGACGCCCTGTCGGCCGGTGACAAGCTGCGGATCATCACCGATGCCAACGGCTATGCGGTCATCGTCGAAAGCCAGGGACCCTGA